In the Bactrocera tryoni isolate S06 unplaced genomic scaffold, CSIRO_BtryS06_freeze2 scaffold_11, whole genome shotgun sequence genome, one interval contains:
- the LOC120779439 gene encoding uncharacterized protein LOC120779439: MDLDMASSSTPTMRWAVFAPRSEAAPIAAPRTNTAPAAPRTTTVSTATTAPRQSSPALPTDLQRIRCPLCRRPHRLSHRGIFKGIPPMQRQQVAQAHGYCLNCLATSHATQECPSHNRCQICVRGHHTLLHRITRSDSRRPPAPRTSGNARRSQRTPVMAYRRRGPSPAESRPWRQNRATSIRRHQLRPQSRRSTGLSSVLATLQQLQRLLG, from the coding sequence ATGGACTTAGATATGGCATCATCGTCAACGCCAACCATGCGTTGGGCAGTTTTCGCCCCTCGCTCAGAAGCTGCCCCAATAGCAGCACCCCGGACCAACACTGCACCGGCAGCGCCTCGAACAACGACAGTCTCCACCGCGACAACGGCTCCGCGTCAAAGCTCGCCAGCATTGCCAACGGATCTGCAACGAATTCGTTGTCCACTATGCCGCCGCCCGCATCGGCTATCGCACCGCGGTATCTTCAAAGGCATACCGCCGATGCAACGCCAGCAGGTGGCACAGGCGCACGGGTATTGCCTGAATTGTCTGGCAACTTCCCACGCAACTCAGGAGTGCCCATCACATAATCGTTGCCAAATTTGTGTGCGGGGTCATCATACGCTGCTGCACCGCATTACCAGAAGCGACTCCAGGCGCCCACCGGCTCCTCGCACCAGTGGTAACGCCAGGCGTTCTCAAAGGACTCCTGTGATGGCATACCGCCGGCGCGGACCCTCTCCAGCAGAATCCCGTCCCTGGCGCCAAAACCGGGCAACATCAATACGACGCCATCAGCTTAGGCCGCAATCCCGCCGGTCAACAGGTCTCAGCAGCGTTCTAGCTACGCTACAGCAGCTACAGCGGCTTCTAGGCTAA